The Candidatus Cloacimonadota bacterium nucleotide sequence TAAAATTATATCTTTTATTTTATTTATATCGTTATTGGAATACATTTTTTAATCTTCAATAACTTCCACATTCGCTCTTGGAATCGTAACTTTCTGACCATTTTCCAGCTCTGCTTCCAAAATACGAACAAGAGTTTCACTTTCGACACGGGTTAGTTTTTCCGGTAAACCTGTAACTTTTCCGATAACTCCGAAGTTAGGTTGACGGATTACTCTAATCGTTGTGCCGATCTCCAGTAAAGACATTTTGGCTTCCGGTTCTTGAAGTTCATCCTCTTTAAATTCGAGAGGAATGATGATTTCCGGCCGCATCACGCCGGCTCTGATCTGGGTTTTCCCATGTATTGAAGATTTATGTCCTTCGAATCTCTTGAGAAGTTCAAAAGTCTTCTTCGCCATATTGATATTACCAAAACCTTCTGTCGCAACAATAGTCAAGCCGATGTTCTCATGCCCGGTAATAGCAACTCCGATATTATAACCGAGAAGTTTTTTCAGATCGTTGTCATCGATCCCTCCGGAGATGATTCCACGAACTTCTGTCTCAATTGCTTTCTTGATAAAATCATAATTCACCATTGCTCCACAGACAATGATTTTATCTTTACAACTATCATCAATCTTTGAAGCAGAAACGACTTCATCGGGAGCAGATGCGAGAATCTTGATCTCACCGGTTGTTTCTCCGCCGATCCCAAAAATTCCCTGCACATAAGCGGATTTATTCTCAACGATAACACCTTCTTCCGGGATAACATCTACGATCAAACCGTCGAGGAAGGCTTTGACCTGAACCGGAATTCTGGGTTCACGCAACAACACCTGCCCTGTTATTTTGGAAATGCTTTCAATCTCACCGTCAAGGGGGGATTTTACAGTTGTTTTGAATAATCCCATGAATCCATTGGTTTGCGCGAGTACATCTCCTTTTTTTATTTTAGCACCAGCTTTTACTTTAGTGTATTGCAAATGCATAGGTGGAGTAACACCCAATTTGTTAGATAAGTTGAATGGAATAACTTTTCCTGGAAGCAGGGTTTCAGCGACCAGATCTTCTGCTTTGACCTTGTCACCTTTTTTAACAAGAACAGTTCCCTTTAAGGGTAAAATTCTTTCTTTTTTTAAAACTATATTATCTGTAACTGTCAAACCTGGGGAATATGCTTGTGCCATCTACAACCTCCTTAATTGCCGCGAAAATGCATAAAAATCACAAAAGATACAAAAAGAGAAAAATTTATTTTCGTTGCATTAATAAAAACTTTTTTGAGCATTTTGTGCCTTTTCATGGCTATCTTTTATTTAATATATATTTCTTTATTTGTAATCTGGAACTTCCGAAATTGATCAGTAAACCATGTTCGATGCGGGACGCTCTCAAATATCCTAAAAGTTGAGCAGTATGTTCATTGATCAAAGTTCTACATGCTTTAAGTTCGATGATCAGGCAATTTTCCACAAAAAGATCAGCAAAAAAATCACCTAACAAAACTCCATCTTCATCATAAACTTTGAGTGGAAATTGTTGTTTTACATTTAATCCTATTTTTGTCAGACGATGGAATAATCCATTTTCATACACTTTTTCGAGATGACCATTTTTAAGATATTTATGAAGATCGAAACTCGTTTCACGAATTATATCACACAATTTCATAATATCTGTCATCTATTCCATCCTCATTAATTGCCACAAAAATGCACAAGAGTCGCAAAATATGTAAAAACAAAAAAAGATTGTTTTGTCTTTTTAACACAAATTTTATTTTTTTGTGTATTTTGTGCCTTTTCGTGGCTATTTCGTTATTTCTTCAGGATAAGCGTTCAGTGCTTTCATCCATTTTTTTAGAAGCGGAACTCTTTCAGATGCATCGACCGGAAGAACGAATGGTTGTCTTCCACGAGTATCGAGAACTAATCCGACAACTCCTCCGTGCAGTTCTGTTTCTATTTCCTGGTTTTTACCAGCTCCAAGATCGAGTCCTTTTCCTGGTTTGAGATAAGCTTTTGCTTTTTCACCAACGCCAAGAGGAATGAGTCTGATCTCACCGAAATTAATATCTTCCTTGAATTTTTCTCCATTTGGAAGATCAATATTTGCACTAAGAGCAACTTTATCAGGTTTTATCTTTCCGACCGGAGCAACACATGTCCCGAGATAGATCATACAATCTTTCTCAAAAACTTCGGTGGCTGCCTGTTCGCTAATTTCAGCCAAAACACCAAGATGGGGCATCATAAAAATACTGTCAACAGCAAGTCTGGTAATTCCTTCCGGCAGGAATCCGTTCAACATCATCATTACTGATTGATTTCTTCTTGGAGCATGAGAAACAACTCCACCACTTCCAACCAGAAGATCTAAAGTCATCATATTAACGATACTTGCACCTGAAGTCGATTGAGCAAAAGCATCAGCAATTTCGCGTTTTTTCTGTCCTCCTTTTAGACCAACAGCAAATTCTTTGTGTTGGAGAAAAGCATATTTCAAGGCTTCGTTAGCGATTGCCTGTTCCAGAACCAGCTCTTCTAATTGCTGCGGAATTGTGGTGGGACGGATCATCTTGTTTTTGATCATATTACGCAGTTCGGATTCATCGATATCAAACGGTACCCAACGCAGGATTTCCTTGATTCCGGCAGTTGCCAGCACATTGGAAATACTGTAACTCATGCCAAGATTTGCACTCACGGTTCGATTAAAAACATGGTCTTTGGTGAAAACCGAGAAAATATCGGTTGTTGCTCCGCCAATATCAACTCCTAGAACTTCTATATTATGTCTTTTGGCAATTGTCTTCATGATGTTTCCAACCGCTGCCGGAGTCGGCATGATCGGAATATTTTGCAGTTTTCCGTTTTTAGGACCAACAGTCCAACTCGTCAGTTTGTTGTAGCCGGGAGCTTGAGCCATCACATGTTCCATAAAAAGATCATGAATCTTATCACGGGCAGGACCGAGATTTTCTACTTCCAGAGTGGGTCGGATATTATCGGTTATGATCAGATCTACTTTTTCGGCAAGAGTTTCTTTGATGATATCACGCGCTTTAGTGTTTCCGGCATAAATGATCGGAAGTTTATAACTCGAACCAAGTCGAGGTCTAGGATCAGCAGCTCCAACGAGTTCTCCCATCTCCGCAACATGCTTGGTTGTTCCGCCATCGACTCCGCCAGCCATCAAGATCATATCAGGTCGCAATAGACGGATTCTTTCAATCTTTTCATAATTCGGACGCTGGTCATTGCTGGCGATCAAGTCCATCACAATTGCACCCGCTCCGAGGGCTGCTCGTTCTGCGCTTTCTCCGGTCATTTTAGCTACAACTCCCGTTACCATCATCTGCAATCCGCCACCCGCACTACTTGTAGAAACATAAGCATCGACACCTTCACCATCTTTTTCGGAGATCCAGATTGTTTCATCTTTGATGAATTTAATGCTGGGATCGTTATATTTCAAGCGAGCCAGTTCTTCCAGTTCCGTAACAGCATTAATCACACCCTTGGTTACATCATTGAGTGGTTTTTCTACAGTTGTCGGTGCTTCTCCACGCACGGTTTGACGATATTCACCGTCGATATATTCGATGAGAATCGATTTGGTGGTCGTGCTGCCGCAATCTGTGGCAACGATTCTCTTTAAATTTTGAGCATTGCTCATATATATCCTCCACAGGAATTTTTGTTACAAATTTTTAAGACCGGTTTTTTTTGCAAGTTATTTCTATATAAAGAAAAACCATTTTCCGGTATGAAATAAAAGGCTATTTAAGTTCTTAATTTAACCTAAAAATATTAGAAGAAAGTTAATTAATTTTGATTAAGACTCTTTATTAATTCCCAATATCCTTTTAATCTTATTTATTCTTCTCTTCCGAAGTATCTTCTTCTTTTCCCGTTCTTCTCGGTACATTTCTTCATCGATTTCATCTATTCGTTTCAGCATTAATTTTATGTATTCATCTTTTTCCAGGAGAGCAGCAAATTCCTGGTATTCTTTGGCATTAAAGATAACCTCGGCAAAAGGAGCGAGAAAATATAAGAGTTGACTGCCAATGAAATTCAAAGGACGCAGGGATTCGATGGTCATCAAAGCCGGGGCTGCCATTCGTTTCTTGACGATGAATTGAGAAATTTTCTCAACCATTTCAATTGCTCGTTCTTCACTGATTTCTACTATCATAATACCTTTTTATGGAGTGCCATAACTATGTTATTACTTTTTTACTTATTTAAAAAATTAACTACTTATTTTCAGGCTGGTTGTTCTTGACTCGACGACTTTATCTTTCGAGTCCTACCAATCAACTTGGCAAGTTGAATTTCTCAAAAATTTTACGCCCGTGCAACTGTCAAGACAAAGACTTTGTTAACTCCGTTATCTTTTAGATGCTTACTGATGGAATTGACGGTCGAGCCGGTAGTAAAGACATCATCGATGAGCAGGATGTTTTTGTTCTTCATATCATATTTCTTATTCAAGAGGAAAGCATTGGAAACATTTTTCTGTCTGCCTGCTCTGGAAAGTCTGGTTTGAGAATCCGTGAATCTTTTCCTCAAAACTAAATCCGGAATGTGGTTCCAATTCATATCAGCAGCTATTTTTCGGGAAATATATTCCGACTGATTAAAACCACGAATCCTTTTTTTCACTTTATGAAGCGGAACAGGCGCGATGAAATCAATATTTTCAAAAGGATTATTTTCCTTTAGATAAACAGAAGCAAATTTTCCTAAATATTTCCCGATTTTTGTCATTTCTTCATATTTTAGATTATGTATGACATTTCTTAAAGTTTTCTCAAAAAGGAAAACTGAACGGGCTTTATCAAAGAAATGTTCTGTATTTGAGCAGGTTTTGCAA carries:
- a CDS encoding GxxExxY protein, whose translation is MTDIMKLCDIIRETSFDLHKYLKNGHLEKVYENGLFHRLTKIGLNVKQQFPLKVYDEDGVLLGDFFADLFVENCLIIELKACRTLINEHTAQLLGYLRASRIEHGLLINFGSSRLQIKKYILNKR
- a CDS encoding methylaspartate mutase, translated to MSNAQNLKRIVATDCGSTTTKSILIEYIDGEYRQTVRGEAPTTVEKPLNDVTKGVINAVTELEELARLKYNDPSIKFIKDETIWISEKDGEGVDAYVSTSSAGGGLQMMVTGVVAKMTGESAERAALGAGAIVMDLIASNDQRPNYEKIERIRLLRPDMILMAGGVDGGTTKHVAEMGELVGAADPRPRLGSSYKLPIIYAGNTKARDIIKETLAEKVDLIITDNIRPTLEVENLGPARDKIHDLFMEHVMAQAPGYNKLTSWTVGPKNGKLQNIPIMPTPAAVGNIMKTIAKRHNIEVLGVDIGGATTDIFSVFTKDHVFNRTVSANLGMSYSISNVLATAGIKEILRWVPFDIDESELRNMIKNKMIRPTTIPQQLEELVLEQAIANEALKYAFLQHKEFAVGLKGGQKKREIADAFAQSTSGASIVNMMTLDLLVGSGGVVSHAPRRNQSVMMMLNGFLPEGITRLAVDSIFMMPHLGVLAEISEQAATEVFEKDCMIYLGTCVAPVGKIKPDKVALSANIDLPNGEKFKEDINFGEIRLIPLGVGEKAKAYLKPGKGLDLGAGKNQEIETELHGGVVGLVLDTRGRQPFVLPVDASERVPLLKKWMKALNAYPEEITK
- a CDS encoding ComF family protein, whose protein sequence is MFLKVLADNFLDLIFPKNCLNCNSGLDQNEDIICRNCESSLVFLSESICKVCGKPLENNICKTCSNTEHFFDKARSVFLFEKTLRNVIHNLKYEEMTKIGKYLGKFASVYLKENNPFENIDFIAPVPLHKVKKRIRGFNQSEYISRKIAADMNWNHIPDLVLRKRFTDSQTRLSRAGRQKNVSNAFLLNKKYDMKNKNILLIDDVFTTGSTVNSISKHLKDNGVNKVFVLTVARA